The following coding sequences lie in one Lysobacter capsici genomic window:
- a CDS encoding NAD-glutamate dehydrogenase — protein sequence MRKRLPKARHAEAEAFAHAFYKRMSGDELPQHQPDGWAALAVDFLDYARDRKQGSALVRLFNPTLKSHGWESPHTVLQIANDDMPFLVDSVTMALADQGIGVHVLGHPVVTFQRDKAGKLLAVGQGVAESLMHLEIDRQTPESAAAVKQALETVLADVRAIVRDWAQMRDKMNEVADDLPGENLPIDEDGKREAQAFLHWAADNHFTFLGYREYEVVKLGGNDVLRAVKDSGLGLLRGKEVGKPRLLTSLAAHYMPQSGSVDALILTKTNARSTVHRPGYMDYIGVLSFDAQGRPTGEKRFLGLYTSSAYNRRPWDIPLVRQRHAYVMQQSGLGPDSHSGKALRHVLETLPRDELFQSSEEELLKTTSGILGLQERVRSKLFLRQDRYGRYYSGLVYIPRERFNTDVRLRVEAMLKDKLHGEHIDTTVHIGESPLAQLHLIVRPKAGDAVQNGGRQIDNAAIESELAEIVRNRQDDLREALVRNNGEQQGLALANRYGRALPAGYIEEVSAAVAAQDIAHVAALSGPDDLRLSLCRTRSGEGGLRFKFYRQLDDIPLSDALPMMENMGLRVISEHPYRLNVDNQPVYIQDFEVETANNDIDVDRLDENFEEAFAQIWRGNAENDGFNRLILTANLSWRQVAMLRAYCKYLLQVGVPFSQSYVEETFSRYPLLARLLVELFEARFDPCTGSESKDEIKAGQERLVQQFDTLSGGDAAVMTTLKPVIDARSGKRDQQAQATVEAIKALLDRVSSLDEDRILRSFIGVINATLRTSYYQTTADCSERGYVSYKFDSANVPDLPKPRPYREIFVYGPRVEGVHLRFGPVARGGLRWSDRREDFRTEVLGLVKAQMVKNTVIVPVGSKGGFFAKRPPIGGDRDAVLAEGIACYKMFINGLLDITDNIVGGKIVAPANVVRHDNDDPYLVVAADKGTATFSDIANGIAAEHKFWLDDAFASGGSVGYDHKGMGITAKGAWESVKRHFRSLGRDSQTQDFTTVGIGDMSGDVFGNGMLLSEHIRLLAAFDHRHIFLDPNPEAARTFKERERMFKLPRSSWDDYDKALISKGGGVYPRSAKSIPLSPEIKAALGIEGNATAMSPVELMSAILKAPVDLLWNGGIGTYVKASSETNSDVGDRANNALRVNGGDLRCKMVGEGGNLGLTQLGRIEAAQHGVLLNTDFIDNSAGVDTSDHEVNIKILLNGQVQAKKLTLPERNKLLASMTDEVADLVLNDNYRQNQAISLMERMSLSRLGSKQHFIRTLESQGLLDRQIEFLPSDAEIAERKARGQGLTRPELSVLLSYSKLVAFQQMLDSDVPEDPYLSKELVRYFPQPLQAKYAKAMENHRLKREIIATAVTNSTINRMGATFLLRMQEDSGRTPGEVAKAFTITRETLDARDLWTQIDALDGKVAESTQIDALQVIWTLQRSFTRWLLSRPGAIPDITTAVDRYHDGFKNIRAGVGILGDGERPAHDAAFADWKAKGVPESLAAQLAALPYLEPSCDIIELARERKLKPVDVAKVHFRLGEALRLPWLQEQIDALTVDGRWHAVARGVLREELSTQQRILVGQVLKMPGAHADAKVQAWLGRDDQSLRFTLAMLTELAAQKTLDYPTASVAVQRLSQLAARG from the coding sequence ATGCGCAAGCGCCTGCCCAAGGCGCGTCATGCCGAAGCCGAGGCGTTCGCGCATGCGTTCTACAAGCGCATGAGCGGGGATGAGCTGCCGCAGCATCAGCCCGATGGCTGGGCAGCGCTGGCGGTGGACTTTCTGGATTACGCGCGCGATCGCAAGCAAGGGTCGGCGCTGGTGCGCCTTTTCAACCCGACGCTGAAGTCTCATGGCTGGGAGTCGCCGCACACCGTGCTGCAGATCGCCAACGACGACATGCCGTTCCTGGTCGACTCGGTGACCATGGCGCTGGCCGATCAGGGCATCGGCGTGCACGTGCTCGGCCATCCGGTGGTGACCTTCCAGCGCGACAAGGCCGGCAAGCTGCTGGCGGTCGGGCAGGGCGTGGCCGAATCGCTGATGCACCTGGAAATCGACCGGCAGACCCCGGAATCGGCCGCCGCGGTCAAGCAGGCGCTGGAAACCGTGCTCGCCGACGTGCGCGCGATCGTGCGCGACTGGGCGCAGATGCGCGACAAGATGAATGAAGTCGCCGACGACCTGCCGGGCGAAAACCTGCCGATCGACGAAGACGGCAAGCGCGAGGCGCAGGCGTTCCTGCACTGGGCCGCCGACAACCACTTCACCTTCCTGGGCTACCGCGAATACGAAGTCGTCAAGCTCGGCGGCAACGACGTGCTGCGCGCGGTCAAGGACAGCGGCCTGGGCCTGCTGCGCGGCAAGGAAGTCGGCAAGCCGCGCCTGCTGACCTCGCTGGCGGCGCATTACATGCCGCAGTCCGGTTCGGTCGATGCGCTGATCCTGACCAAGACCAATGCGCGCTCCACCGTGCATCGTCCCGGCTACATGGACTACATCGGCGTGCTGAGCTTCGACGCCCAGGGCCGTCCGACCGGCGAGAAGCGCTTCCTCGGCCTGTACACCTCCAGCGCCTACAACCGCCGCCCGTGGGACATCCCGCTGGTGCGCCAGCGCCATGCCTACGTGATGCAGCAGTCCGGCCTCGGCCCCGACAGCCACAGCGGCAAGGCCCTGCGCCACGTGCTGGAAACCCTGCCGCGCGACGAGCTGTTCCAGTCCAGCGAAGAAGAACTGCTCAAGACCACCTCGGGCATCCTCGGCCTGCAGGAACGCGTGCGCAGCAAGCTGTTCCTGCGCCAGGACCGTTACGGCCGCTACTACTCCGGCCTGGTCTACATCCCGCGCGAGCGCTTCAACACCGACGTGCGCCTGCGCGTGGAAGCGATGTTGAAGGACAAGCTGCACGGCGAGCACATCGACACCACCGTGCATATCGGCGAATCGCCGCTGGCGCAGTTGCACCTGATCGTGCGGCCGAAGGCGGGCGATGCGGTCCAAAACGGCGGCCGCCAGATCGACAACGCCGCGATCGAATCCGAACTGGCCGAGATCGTGCGCAACCGCCAGGACGACCTGCGCGAAGCGCTGGTGCGCAACAACGGCGAGCAGCAGGGCCTAGCCCTGGCCAACCGCTACGGTCGCGCCTTGCCGGCCGGTTACATCGAAGAAGTCTCCGCCGCCGTCGCCGCGCAGGACATCGCCCACGTCGCCGCCCTGAGTGGCCCGGACGACCTGCGCCTGAGCCTGTGCCGCACGCGCAGCGGCGAAGGCGGATTGCGCTTCAAGTTCTACCGCCAGCTCGACGACATCCCGTTGTCGGACGCGCTGCCGATGATGGAGAACATGGGCCTGAGGGTGATCTCCGAGCACCCGTACCGGCTCAATGTCGACAACCAGCCGGTCTATATCCAGGACTTCGAGGTCGAGACCGCCAACAACGACATCGACGTCGATCGCCTGGACGAAAACTTCGAGGAAGCCTTCGCCCAGATCTGGCGCGGCAATGCCGAGAACGACGGCTTCAACCGCCTGATCCTCACCGCCAACCTGTCCTGGCGCCAGGTCGCGATGCTGCGCGCGTACTGCAAGTACCTGCTGCAGGTCGGCGTGCCGTTCTCGCAGAGCTACGTCGAAGAAACCTTCAGCCGCTATCCGCTGCTCGCGCGTTTGCTGGTGGAACTGTTCGAAGCTCGCTTCGACCCGTGCACCGGCAGCGAGAGCAAGGACGAGATCAAGGCCGGGCAAGAGCGCCTGGTCCAGCAGTTCGACACCCTCTCCGGCGGCGACGCCGCGGTCATGACCACGCTCAAGCCGGTCATCGATGCGCGCAGCGGCAAGCGCGACCAGCAGGCGCAGGCGACGGTCGAAGCGATCAAGGCGCTGCTCGACCGCGTCTCCAGCCTCGACGAGGACCGCATCCTGCGCAGCTTCATCGGCGTGATCAACGCCACCTTGCGCACCAGCTACTACCAGACCACCGCCGACTGTTCCGAGCGCGGCTATGTGAGCTACAAGTTCGATTCGGCCAACGTGCCGGACCTGCCCAAGCCGCGTCCGTACCGCGAAATCTTCGTCTACGGCCCGCGCGTCGAGGGCGTGCACCTGCGCTTCGGCCCGGTCGCCCGCGGCGGTCTGCGCTGGTCCGATCGCCGCGAGGACTTCCGCACCGAGGTGCTGGGTCTGGTCAAGGCGCAGATGGTCAAGAACACGGTGATCGTGCCGGTCGGCTCGAAGGGCGGCTTCTTCGCCAAGCGTCCGCCGATCGGCGGCGACCGCGACGCGGTCCTGGCCGAGGGCATCGCCTGCTACAAGATGTTCATCAATGGCTTGCTGGACATCACCGACAACATCGTCGGCGGCAAGATCGTCGCTCCGGCCAATGTCGTACGCCACGACAATGACGACCCTTACCTGGTCGTCGCCGCCGACAAGGGCACCGCGACCTTCTCCGACATCGCCAACGGCATCGCCGCCGAGCACAAGTTCTGGCTCGACGACGCGTTCGCCTCCGGCGGTTCGGTCGGTTACGACCACAAGGGCATGGGCATCACCGCCAAGGGCGCGTGGGAGTCGGTCAAGCGCCACTTCCGTTCGCTCGGCCGCGACAGCCAGACCCAGGATTTCACCACCGTCGGCATCGGCGACATGTCCGGCGACGTGTTCGGCAACGGCATGCTGCTGAGCGAGCACATCCGCCTGCTGGCCGCGTTCGACCACCGCCATATCTTCCTCGACCCGAACCCGGAAGCGGCCAGGACGTTCAAAGAGCGCGAACGCATGTTCAAGCTGCCGCGTTCGAGCTGGGACGACTACGACAAGGCGTTGATCAGCAAGGGCGGCGGCGTGTACCCGCGTTCGGCCAAGTCGATCCCGCTGTCGCCGGAGATCAAGGCCGCGCTCGGCATCGAAGGCAACGCCACGGCGATGAGCCCGGTCGAGCTGATGAGCGCGATCCTCAAGGCGCCGGTCGATCTGCTGTGGAACGGCGGCATCGGCACCTACGTCAAGGCCAGCAGTGAAACCAACAGCGATGTCGGCGACCGCGCCAACAATGCGCTGCGCGTCAACGGCGGCGACCTGCGCTGCAAGATGGTGGGCGAGGGCGGCAACCTGGGCCTGACCCAGCTCGGCCGCATCGAAGCCGCGCAGCACGGCGTGCTGCTCAACACCGACTTCATCGACAACTCGGCCGGCGTGGACACCTCGGATCACGAGGTCAACATCAAGATCCTGCTCAACGGCCAGGTCCAGGCGAAGAAGCTGACCCTGCCCGAGCGCAACAAGCTGCTGGCGTCGATGACCGACGAGGTCGCCGACCTCGTGCTCAACGACAATTACCGCCAGAACCAGGCGATCAGCCTGATGGAGCGGATGAGCCTGTCGCGCCTGGGTTCCAAGCAGCACTTCATCCGCACGTTGGAATCGCAGGGCCTGCTCGATCGCCAGATCGAATTCCTGCCGAGCGATGCCGAGATCGCCGAGCGCAAGGCGCGCGGCCAGGGCCTGACCCGTCCGGAACTGTCGGTGCTGCTGTCGTACTCCAAGCTGGTCGCGTTCCAGCAGATGCTGGACTCCGACGTGCCGGAAGACCCGTACCTGTCGAAGGAACTGGTGCGCTACTTCCCGCAGCCGCTGCAGGCCAAGTACGCCAAGGCGATGGAAAACCACCGCCTGAAGCGCGAAATCATCGCCACCGCGGTGACCAACTCGACCATCAACCGGATGGGCGCGACTTTCCTGCTGCGCATGCAGGAAGACAGCGGCCGTACCCCGGGTGAGGTCGCCAAGGCGTTCACGATCACCCGCGAAACCCTGGACGCGCGCGACCTGTGGACCCAGATCGACGCGCTCGACGGCAAGGTCGCCGAGTCGACCCAGATCGACGCCCTGCAGGTAATCTGGACGCTGCAGCGTTCGTTCACCCGCTGGCTGCTGTCGCGTCCGGGCGCGATCCCCGACATCACCACTGCGGTCGACCGCTACCACGACGGCTTCAAGAACATCCGCGCCGGCGTCGGCATCCTCGGCGACGGCGAACGCCCGGCCCACGATGCCGCGTTCGCCGACTGGAAGGCCAAGGGCGTGCCCGAATCGCTGGCCGCGCAGTTGGCGGCGTTGCCGTACCTGGAGCCGAGCTGCGACATCATCGAACTGGCGCGCGAGCGCAAGCTCAAGCCGGTCGACGTGGCCAAGGTTCACTTCCGCCTCGGCGAAGCGCTGCGTCTGCCGTGGCTGCAGGAGCAGATCGACGCGTTGACCGTCGACGGCCGCTGGCACGCGGTGGCGCGCGGCGTGCTGCGCGAGGAACTGTCGACCCAGCAGCGCATCCTGGTCGGCCAGGTGCTGAAGATGCCGGGCGCCCACGCCGACGCGAAGGTGCAGGCGTGGCTGGGACGCGACGACCAGTCGTTGCGTTTCACCCTGGCGATGCTGACCGAACTGGCGGCGCAGAAGACTCTGGACTATCCGACCGCCTCGGTCGCGGTGCAGCGTCTGTCGCAGTTGGCCGCGCGCGGCTAA
- a CDS encoding acyl-CoA dehydrogenase family protein — protein MDFGFTEEQLMIQDVARRIAQEKIAPSAEHHDQTGEFPLENIRTLGENGLMGIEVPAEYGGAGMDPISYVLAMVEIAAGDAAHSTIVSVNNSLFCNGILKFGTEAQKQLYVRAIAEGREIGAFALTEPQSGSDATAMRCKAVKQADGTFVINGKKSWITSGPVAKYIVLFAMTDPDKGARGITAFMIDTAKPGFHRGKTEPKLGIRASATCEIEFENYVAAAEDVLGEEGHGFKIAMGVLDAGRIGIASQAIGIGRAAYEATLVYVRERKAFGQPIGAFQMTQAKIADMKCKLDAALLLTLRAAWQKGQTEKHGGRFSNEAAIAKLTASEAAMWIAHQAVQIHGGMGYSKEMPLERYFRDAKITEIYEGTSEIQRLVIARNETGLR, from the coding sequence GTGGATTTTGGCTTTACCGAAGAGCAGTTGATGATCCAGGACGTGGCGCGCCGTATCGCCCAGGAAAAGATTGCTCCCAGCGCCGAGCACCACGATCAGACCGGCGAGTTCCCGCTCGAGAACATCCGCACCCTCGGCGAGAACGGCCTGATGGGCATCGAGGTGCCGGCCGAATACGGCGGCGCCGGCATGGACCCCATCTCCTACGTGCTGGCGATGGTCGAAATCGCCGCCGGCGACGCGGCTCACTCGACCATCGTGTCGGTCAATAATTCGCTGTTCTGCAACGGCATCCTCAAGTTCGGCACCGAAGCGCAGAAGCAGCTGTACGTGCGCGCGATCGCCGAAGGCCGCGAAATCGGCGCGTTCGCGCTGACCGAGCCGCAATCGGGCTCCGACGCCACCGCGATGCGCTGCAAGGCGGTCAAGCAGGCCGACGGCACGTTCGTGATCAACGGCAAGAAGAGCTGGATCACCTCCGGCCCGGTCGCCAAGTACATCGTGCTGTTCGCGATGACCGACCCGGACAAGGGTGCGCGCGGCATCACCGCGTTCATGATCGACACCGCCAAGCCCGGTTTCCACCGCGGCAAGACCGAGCCCAAGCTCGGCATCCGCGCCTCGGCCACCTGCGAGATCGAATTCGAAAACTACGTCGCCGCCGCCGAGGATGTGCTCGGCGAGGAAGGCCACGGCTTCAAGATCGCCATGGGCGTGCTCGACGCCGGCCGCATCGGCATCGCCTCGCAGGCCATCGGCATCGGTCGCGCGGCGTACGAGGCCACCTTGGTCTATGTGCGCGAGCGCAAGGCCTTCGGCCAGCCGATCGGCGCGTTCCAGATGACCCAGGCCAAGATCGCCGACATGAAGTGCAAGCTCGATGCGGCCCTGCTGCTGACCTTGCGCGCGGCCTGGCAGAAGGGCCAGACCGAGAAGCACGGCGGCCGTTTCAGCAACGAGGCGGCGATCGCCAAGCTGACCGCGTCGGAAGCGGCGATGTGGATCGCCCATCAGGCGGTGCAGATCCACGGCGGCATGGGCTATTCCAAGGAAATGCCGCTGGAGCGTTATTTCCGCGACGCCAAGATCACCGAAATCTACGAAGGCACCAGCGAGATCCAGCGTCTGGTCATCGCCCGCAACGAAACCGGTCTGCGCTGA
- a CDS encoding ArsR/SmtB family transcription factor: MDLEGWSSRLKVFADATRVRLLTLLEREELTVAELSAITRLAQPRVSTHLSKLKEAGLVRDRRAGVSAYYRFDEGALDQAQRALWQTLSTGSDDPLLRQDAERVTAVLAMRASDQNWADSVAGDMERHYSPGRTWEALARSAVPLLQPGDVLDIASGDGVLAELLAPHSNRYVCLDASTKVVAAASERLRKLKNVEVREGDMHALPFAADTFDLVVLMHALTYAEQPAQAVVEAARVLRPGGRLLLTSLAKHEHRGAVEAFGHVNLGFAEKDLQKFAGKAGFEIVSCETVTRERRPPHFEVIALMARKPGGEPVRKPGKK, from the coding sequence ATGGACCTCGAAGGCTGGTCGTCCCGTCTCAAAGTGTTCGCCGACGCCACCCGCGTGCGTCTGCTGACCCTGCTCGAGCGCGAGGAACTGACCGTGGCCGAGCTGTCGGCGATCACCCGCCTGGCCCAGCCGCGCGTGTCCACCCATCTGTCCAAGCTCAAGGAAGCCGGGCTGGTGCGCGACCGCCGCGCCGGCGTGTCGGCCTATTACCGCTTCGACGAGGGCGCGCTCGATCAGGCCCAGCGTGCGCTGTGGCAGACCCTGAGCACCGGCAGTGATGATCCGCTGCTGCGCCAGGACGCCGAACGCGTGACCGCAGTGCTGGCGATGCGCGCCTCCGACCAGAACTGGGCCGACTCGGTGGCCGGCGACATGGAGCGCCACTATTCGCCCGGCCGCACCTGGGAAGCGCTGGCCCGCTCGGCGGTACCGCTGCTGCAACCCGGCGACGTGCTCGACATCGCCTCCGGCGACGGCGTGCTGGCCGAACTGCTGGCGCCGCATTCCAACCGTTATGTGTGCCTGGACGCCAGCACCAAGGTGGTCGCGGCCGCGTCCGAGCGCCTGCGCAAGCTCAAGAACGTGGAAGTGCGCGAGGGCGACATGCACGCGCTGCCGTTCGCCGCCGACACTTTCGACCTGGTCGTGCTGATGCACGCGCTGACCTATGCCGAACAACCGGCGCAGGCGGTGGTCGAAGCCGCGCGGGTGCTGCGCCCGGGCGGCCGCCTGCTGCTGACCAGCCTGGCCAAGCACGAACACCGCGGCGCGGTCGAAGCCTTCGGCCACGTCAATCTGGGGTTCGCCGAGAAGGACCTGCAGAAGTTCGCCGGCAAGGCCGGGTTCGAGATCGTCAGCTGCGAGACCGTCACCCGCGAACGCCGGCCGCCGCATTTCGAAGTGATCGCGTTGATGGCGCGCAAGCCCGGCGGCGAGCCGGTGCGCAAGCCCGGCAAGAAGTGA
- a CDS encoding homocysteine S-methyltransferase family protein, giving the protein MKQLPWINPERADALERGLAQRILVMDGAMGTMIQQFTLEEADYRGERFAEGFDRLYAPQDEHGAHVHGEGCGCSRDQRGNNDLLTLTRPDIIRGIHADYLAAGADLIETNTFNSTTISLSDYGLEHLARELNLEGARLARQACDEAEARDAAAGKDKPRYVIGVLGPTSRTASLSPDVNRPGYRAITFDELRIAYREATDGLIDGGADVIMVETIFDTLNAKAALFAVEEAFDARGARLPVMISGTITDASGRTLSGQTAEAFWYSVRHNQPVAIGLNCALGAKDLRVHIDVLAQIADAYISTHPNAGLPNAFGGYDETPEDMAAVLGEFARAGLLNLVGGCCGTTPAHIAAIVEAVEGVAPRQPLQLVDAAA; this is encoded by the coding sequence ATGAAGCAGTTACCGTGGATCAACCCGGAGCGCGCGGATGCGCTGGAACGTGGGTTGGCGCAACGTATCTTGGTCATGGACGGCGCGATGGGAACGATGATCCAGCAGTTCACGCTGGAAGAGGCCGACTACCGCGGCGAACGCTTCGCCGAAGGCTTCGACCGGCTGTATGCGCCGCAGGACGAGCACGGCGCGCACGTGCATGGCGAGGGCTGCGGCTGCTCGCGCGACCAGCGCGGCAACAACGATCTGCTGACCCTGACCCGGCCCGACATCATCCGCGGCATCCACGCCGATTATCTGGCCGCCGGCGCCGACCTGATCGAGACCAACACCTTCAACTCGACCACGATCTCGCTGTCGGACTACGGCCTGGAACACCTGGCGCGCGAACTCAACCTCGAGGGCGCGCGACTGGCCCGCCAGGCCTGCGACGAGGCCGAGGCGCGCGACGCGGCCGCAGGCAAGGACAAGCCGCGCTACGTGATCGGCGTGCTCGGCCCGACCAGCCGCACCGCGTCCTTGAGCCCGGACGTGAACCGCCCCGGCTACCGCGCGATCACCTTCGACGAGCTGCGCATCGCCTACCGCGAAGCCACCGACGGACTGATCGACGGCGGCGCGGACGTGATCATGGTCGAGACCATCTTCGACACGCTCAACGCCAAGGCGGCGCTGTTCGCGGTCGAGGAAGCCTTCGACGCGCGCGGCGCGCGGCTGCCGGTGATGATCTCCGGCACGATCACCGACGCCTCGGGCCGGACCTTGTCGGGCCAGACCGCCGAGGCGTTCTGGTACTCGGTGCGCCACAACCAGCCGGTCGCGATCGGCCTGAACTGCGCGCTCGGCGCCAAGGACCTGCGCGTCCACATCGACGTGCTGGCGCAGATCGCCGACGCCTACATCAGCACCCACCCCAACGCCGGCCTGCCGAACGCGTTCGGCGGCTACGACGAAACGCCCGAGGACATGGCCGCGGTGCTGGGCGAATTCGCCCGCGCCGGCTTGTTGAATCTGGTCGGTGGGTGCTGCGGTACGACGCCGGCGCATATCGCCGCGATCGTGGAAGCGGTCGAGGGCGTGGCGCCGAGGCAACCGTTGCAGTTGGTGGATGCGGCGGCGTGA
- the metH gene encoding methionine synthase: MTATLPRQTRLSGLEPLQITPQSNFVNVGERTNVTGSAQFKKLILEGRFDEAIVVARQQVENGAQVLDVNMDEGMLDSELAMVTYLNLIAAEPDIARIPVMVDSSKWTVIEAGLKCLQGKGIVNSISMKEGEAEFLRQARLVRRYGAAVVVMAFDEVGQADSIDRKVEICSRAYKLLTEQIGFPPEDIIFDPNVFAIATGIEEHNNYAVDFIEATRELKRRFPYSHISGGVSNVSFSFRGNELVRQAIHVVFLYHAIKAGMDMGIVNAGGLPLYDDLDPDLRERVEDVVLNRRPDGTERLLDIADRFKGKKGEKKVEDLRWRDKPVRDRLSHALVYGIDQWIEEDTEAARAESTRPLDVIEGPLMSGMNVVGDLFGAGKMFLPQVVKSARVMKKAVAYLLPYIEAEKLRTGDVGKSNGKIVMATVKGDVHDIGKNIVGVVLACNNFDVIDLGVMVPAQTILDRAKAENADLIGLSGLITPSLEEMSHVAREMQRQGFTMPLLIGGATTSRAHTALKIDPHYKSPTIWVKDASRAVGVAQSLISIELREPFVAANASDYAEIRERHKNRGDGKRLVSLEKARGQRYDGGWDEYVPPTPKQPGLHVFDDYPLDELVEYIDWTPFFNTWELAGRYPAILSDEIVGKQATELYRDARRMLKQLVEEKWIKAKAVFGLWPANSIGDDVEVDMNLPLPLAGEDRGEGQHAATGVPPSQPSPASGGRSEAVRLHFLRQQADKPADRPDFCLADFIAPKDSGRQDWIGGFAVTAGIGIEPHVARFEADHDDYNSIMVKALADRFAEALAERLHQRVRKEFWGYADDEILNNDALIDEGYRGIRPAPGYPACPEHSEKTTLFEMLDATRHTSLELTESFAMYPAAAVSGYYFSHPGSQYFVVGRVNKEQVEDYARRKGVSLIQAERWLASNLDYDPE; encoded by the coding sequence ATGACCGCAACCCTCCCCCGCCAGACCCGGCTCAGCGGCCTCGAACCGCTGCAGATCACCCCGCAAAGCAACTTCGTCAACGTCGGCGAGCGCACCAACGTCACCGGCAGCGCGCAGTTCAAGAAGCTGATCCTGGAAGGCCGCTTTGATGAGGCCATCGTGGTCGCGCGCCAGCAGGTCGAGAACGGCGCGCAGGTGCTCGACGTCAACATGGACGAAGGCATGCTCGATTCCGAGCTGGCCATGGTCACCTACCTCAACCTGATCGCGGCCGAGCCCGACATCGCCCGCATCCCGGTGATGGTCGACAGCTCCAAGTGGACGGTGATCGAGGCCGGGCTCAAGTGCCTGCAGGGCAAGGGCATCGTCAATTCGATCTCGATGAAGGAAGGCGAAGCCGAATTCCTGCGCCAGGCCCGGCTGGTGCGGCGCTACGGCGCGGCCGTGGTGGTCATGGCCTTCGACGAAGTCGGCCAGGCCGACAGCATCGACCGCAAGGTCGAGATCTGCTCGCGCGCCTACAAGCTGCTGACCGAACAGATCGGATTCCCGCCCGAAGACATCATCTTCGACCCCAACGTGTTCGCGATCGCCACCGGCATCGAGGAGCACAACAACTACGCGGTCGATTTCATCGAGGCCACGCGCGAGCTCAAGCGGCGGTTTCCGTACAGCCATATCTCCGGCGGCGTATCGAACGTGTCGTTCTCGTTCCGCGGCAACGAGCTGGTGCGTCAGGCGATCCACGTGGTGTTCCTGTACCACGCGATCAAGGCCGGCATGGACATGGGCATCGTCAACGCCGGCGGCCTGCCGCTGTACGACGATCTCGATCCGGACCTGCGCGAACGCGTGGAAGACGTGGTGCTCAACCGCCGCCCCGACGGCACCGAGCGCCTGCTCGACATCGCCGACCGCTTCAAGGGCAAGAAAGGCGAGAAGAAGGTCGAGGACCTGCGCTGGCGCGACAAGCCGGTGCGCGATCGCCTGAGCCATGCGCTGGTCTACGGCATCGACCAGTGGATCGAGGAAGACACCGAAGCGGCGCGCGCCGAATCCACGCGCCCGCTGGACGTGATCGAAGGCCCGCTGATGTCGGGCATGAACGTGGTCGGCGACCTGTTCGGCGCCGGCAAGATGTTCCTGCCGCAGGTGGTGAAATCGGCGCGGGTGATGAAGAAGGCGGTCGCCTACCTGCTGCCGTACATCGAAGCCGAGAAGCTGCGCACCGGCGATGTCGGCAAGTCCAACGGCAAGATCGTCATGGCCACGGTCAAGGGCGACGTGCACGACATCGGCAAGAACATCGTCGGCGTGGTACTGGCCTGCAACAACTTCGACGTGATCGACCTGGGCGTGATGGTGCCGGCGCAGACGATCCTCGACCGGGCCAAGGCCGAAAATGCCGACCTGATCGGCCTGTCGGGCCTGATCACGCCCTCGCTGGAAGAAATGAGCCACGTCGCCCGCGAGATGCAGCGCCAGGGCTTCACCATGCCGCTGCTGATCGGCGGCGCGACCACTTCGCGCGCGCACACCGCGCTGAAGATCGACCCGCATTACAAATCGCCGACGATCTGGGTCAAGGACGCCTCGCGCGCGGTCGGCGTGGCGCAGTCGTTGATTTCGATCGAATTGCGCGAGCCTTTCGTCGCCGCCAACGCCTCCGACTATGCCGAGATCCGCGAACGCCACAAGAACCGCGGCGACGGCAAGCGGCTGGTGTCGCTGGAAAAGGCGCGCGGCCAACGCTACGACGGCGGCTGGGACGAGTACGTCCCGCCCACGCCGAAACAACCCGGCCTGCACGTGTTCGACGATTACCCGCTGGACGAACTGGTCGAGTACATCGACTGGACGCCGTTCTTCAACACCTGGGAACTGGCCGGCCGTTACCCGGCGATCCTGAGCGATGAAATCGTCGGCAAGCAGGCGACCGAGCTGTACCGCGACGCGCGCAGGATGCTCAAGCAACTGGTCGAGGAGAAGTGGATCAAGGCCAAGGCCGTGTTCGGGCTGTGGCCCGCCAACTCGATCGGCGACGATGTCGAAGTCGACATGAACCTCCCTCTCCCGCTCGCGGGAGAGGACCGGGGTGAGGGCCAGCACGCAGCGACTGGCGTGCCCCCATCCCAGCCTTCCCCCGCAAGCGGGGGAAGGAGCGAAGCGGTGCGCCTGCACTTCCTCAGACAACAAGCCGACAAACCCGCCGACCGCCCCGACTTCTGCCTGGCCGACTTCATCGCGCCGAAGGACTCGGGCCGGCAGGACTGGATCGGCGGCTTCGCGGTCACCGCCGGCATCGGCATCGAGCCGCATGTCGCGCGCTTCGAGGCCGATCACGACGACTACAACTCGATCATGGTCAAGGCCCTGGCCGACCGCTTCGCCGAAGCGCTGGCCGAGCGCCTGCACCAGCGCGTGCGCAAGGAATTCTGGGGTTACGCCGACGACGAAATCCTCAACAACGATGCGCTGATCGACGAAGGCTACCGCGGCATCCGCCCCGCGCCGGGCTATCCGGCCTGCCCCGAACACAGCGAGAAGACCACGCTGTTCGAGATGCTCGACGCCACCCGCCACACCAGCCTGGAACTGACCGAGAGCTTCGCGATGTACCCGGCCGCGGCGGTCTCGGGCTATTACTTCAGCCATCCGGGCAGCCAGTACTTCGTGGTCGGCCGGGTCAACAAGGAACAGGTCGAGGACTACGCCCGGCGCAAGGGCGTGAGCCTGATCCAGGCCGAACGGTGGCTGGCCTCGAATCTGGATTACGATCCCGAATGA